In Haloarcula sp. H-GB4, a single genomic region encodes these proteins:
- a CDS encoding 8-amino-7-oxononanoate synthase, producing MTHGFDLNDRLEQRDAQNLRRHLEVAESVSARTRFADDPKGEPPEFDDEAAVFASNNYLGLADDSRVQRAAELGARTVGTGAGASRLVTGDTKVHRRLERDLAASKGTERALAFSSGYAANIGTIDALAPDVVFSDELNHASIIDGCRVGASETVVYDHCDPDDLRAKLATRAADVDEDEQWLVVTDSVFSMDGDIAPLSAICDAADEYGAWLMVDEAHATGLFSDSGGGVVQREGLSDRVDVQLGTLSKALASQGGYIAGDEVLIEYLLNAARSFIFSTGLSPPNAAAAREALRIARETERTTELWDTVATLRDGLETMGYEVLGETHILPVVVGDRGDALELADRLRDHGIVAPAIRPPTVPEGTSRIRVAPMATHTADDIAQCLDAFRTAGTEVGVL from the coding sequence ATGACTCACGGCTTCGATTTGAACGACCGACTCGAACAGCGCGACGCACAGAACCTCCGCCGCCATCTGGAAGTCGCTGAATCCGTCTCGGCACGGACTCGATTCGCCGATGACCCGAAGGGTGAACCACCGGAGTTCGACGACGAAGCCGCCGTCTTCGCCTCGAACAACTATCTCGGACTGGCCGACGACAGCCGGGTCCAGCGAGCGGCCGAACTGGGGGCACGGACGGTCGGGACCGGCGCAGGGGCCTCGCGATTGGTTACCGGCGACACGAAGGTCCACCGCAGGCTGGAGCGTGACCTCGCGGCCTCGAAAGGGACCGAGCGAGCCTTGGCGTTCTCGTCGGGCTACGCGGCCAACATCGGGACCATCGACGCGCTGGCCCCGGATGTCGTCTTTTCGGACGAGCTGAACCACGCCTCGATTATCGACGGCTGTCGCGTCGGGGCCAGCGAGACAGTCGTCTACGACCACTGTGACCCGGACGACTTGCGAGCGAAACTGGCCACGCGAGCAGCCGATGTCGATGAGGACGAACAGTGGCTCGTGGTCACCGATTCGGTGTTCTCGATGGACGGAGACATCGCGCCCCTGTCGGCTATCTGTGACGCCGCCGATGAGTACGGCGCGTGGTTGATGGTCGACGAAGCACACGCGACGGGGTTGTTCAGTGACAGCGGCGGTGGCGTCGTCCAGCGCGAGGGGCTGAGCGACCGTGTCGATGTGCAGTTAGGCACCCTGTCGAAGGCACTGGCGAGCCAAGGCGGCTACATCGCCGGCGACGAGGTGCTTATCGAGTACCTGCTGAACGCCGCGCGGTCGTTCATCTTCTCGACCGGACTCTCCCCACCAAACGCCGCGGCGGCCCGCGAGGCGCTGCGAATCGCTCGTGAGACCGAACGGACGACGGAACTCTGGGACACCGTGGCGACACTCAGGGACGGTCTGGAGACGATGGGCTACGAGGTGCTTGGCGAGACACATATCCTCCCGGTCGTCGTCGGTGACCGCGGCGACGCGTTGGAACTAGCCGACCGGCTGCGCGACCACGGTATCGTCGCGCCCGCGATCCGCCCGCCAACAGTGCCAGAGGGCACCTCTCGTATCCGGGTCGCGCCAATGGCGACACACACAGCTGACGACATCGCGCAGTGTCTCGACGCCTTCCGGACTGCCGGCACGGAGGTGGGCGTGCTGTGA